A genome region from Dolichospermum compactum NIES-806 includes the following:
- a CDS encoding Eco57I restriction-modification methylase domain-containing protein, with product MMQQTLKSAIEQALKNFSQVSTSDGIKHLFETLGYSTQREVPLDNQTPNEVLEVFAWENFREDKGLLEEWESVNCLFQVTEDEITQNGQGTLFQPSFDTDYLKSYIFMGLTLQKPVYSRSDLAKITREINRQSDIPIMVLFRYGNYVTLSIINRRPNKLDRDKDVLEKITLIKDININSPHRAHIEILADLALTSLPHIQNFDQLHTAWQKVLNTSELNNKFFQEVSHWYFWATQTVTFPDGGEADESLRNATSVIRLITRLIFVWFLKEKGLVPDALFDENQLKNFLNSLAAEESTYYKAILQNLFFATLNTEMNTDEKPDNRKFRGKNQQKGGRDGHYGIVNVYRYQDYFTNADEFLGLCSNIPFLNGGLFECLDRDKNDAFAPSPKGKEKTKIRIDGFSDREDNVLNVPNILFFGKATDVDLNKAYGTKNKKYEVQGLINIFNRYKFTIDENTPIEEEIALDPELLGKVFENLLAEYNPETETTARKQTGSFYTPREIVNYMVDESLIAYLQNSLPVTQASSLSEKVTQDSSLSEKVTQASSLSEKVTQDSSLSEKVTQASSLSEKVTQDSSLSDQNTQDGCVTISRRFLPHWQQNGATYFVTFRLADSLPQVKLQLLQQEKEEWQKKHPEPLSEAEKAEYHRLFSQRVDKWLDAGMGECHLKNPQLAKIVADALTYFDGDRYHLGEWVIMPNHVHVIVTPLGNYKLSEITHSWKSFTANQINKYLNRRGQLWQKESYDQIVRSAQHLETVQIYIANHAPNVAQASSLSQSNNQDDYVTVAQASSLSQSNNQDDCVTVAQASSLSQSNNQDDCVTVAQASSLSQSNNQDDCVTRLTHLLSYTDDSHQFNDDEVDCLIHAIDNLKIIDIACGSGAFPMGILQKLVFILGKLDPNNSKWKQQQKEKAIAPVLKDIQVAKQISYEQAREEAIQKLQERLAEIEDEFENNDMDYPRKLFLIENCIFGVDIQPIAVQISKLRFFISLIVDQRVNNNQPNRGILPLPNLETKFVAANSLVSINKPQKLQLELDLRNEEIKDKEKQLAEVRKRHFKARTPQTKRKCREEDKKLRQEIGELLKQQGLPDEIAVNLSEWDLYNQNLSANFFDPEWMFGVDYFDICIGNPPYVRQEKIKELKPILKQQYSCFTGVADLYVYFFEQAIKLLKDKGILTYITSNKYFRSGYGEKLREFLVKKTQLKQLIDFGDAPVFTAIAYPSIIITVTHASSVSQTQKMDKVIHASSVSPKQNIDTKIKVLNWQIGKPIDNFIEVLNTDSFYIEQKALKPQGWQLEDNTVLQLLEKLRKTGTPLGEYVNGRFYRGVLTGFNEAFIVDRETRDRLINEHPSSEEVLKPFLRGKDVKRWVVNFAEQYLIKIESSENKKHPWSDKSEKEAEKIFSQTYPAIYQYLNQYREQLIKRYDQGKYFWELRSCKYWHEFETVKIAYPNICSRNTFAWDEEKYLTNQKAFIIADASKYLIGILNSSIFMWFFNKLLAKLQNEFYEPSAIFMKDLPIPNPTDTQDACVTRIVDKILEIKRQNPKADTTKLEREIDEIVYKLYGLEKEEIQIIEESGKR from the coding sequence TAAGTTAGATAGGGATAAAGATGTCTTAGAAAAGATTACTTTAATTAAAGATATTAATATTAACTCTCCCCATCGGGCGCATATTGAAATATTAGCAGATTTAGCTTTAACCTCTCTCCCACATATCCAGAATTTTGACCAACTACATACAGCTTGGCAAAAAGTTCTCAACACCTCGGAACTTAATAATAAATTCTTTCAGGAAGTATCTCATTGGTACTTTTGGGCAACTCAAACCGTCACATTTCCAGATGGGGGAGAAGCGGATGAATCTCTCCGTAATGCTACCAGTGTGATTAGATTAATTACGCGGTTGATTTTTGTTTGGTTCTTAAAAGAAAAGGGGTTAGTTCCTGATGCTTTATTTGATGAAAACCAGCTAAAAAATTTCCTGAACTCTTTAGCAGCAGAGGAAAGTACCTATTATAAAGCCATCTTACAGAATCTCTTTTTTGCCACCCTAAATACAGAAATGAACACCGATGAAAAGCCTGATAACCGCAAGTTTAGGGGTAAAAATCAGCAAAAGGGTGGGAGAGATGGACATTATGGGATAGTTAATGTTTATCGTTACCAAGATTATTTTACTAATGCTGATGAATTTTTAGGATTATGTAGTAATATCCCTTTTTTGAATGGGGGATTATTTGAATGTTTAGATAGAGATAAAAATGATGCTTTTGCACCTTCTCCAAAAGGAAAAGAGAAAACCAAAATTAGAATTGATGGTTTTTCTGATAGAGAAGATAATGTTTTAAATGTTCCTAATATTCTCTTTTTTGGAAAAGCAACTGATGTTGATTTAAACAAAGCCTATGGAACTAAAAATAAAAAATATGAAGTCCAGGGATTAATTAATATATTTAATCGTTATAAATTTACCATTGATGAAAATACTCCCATTGAGGAAGAAATAGCATTAGACCCAGAATTGTTAGGTAAAGTATTTGAGAATTTATTAGCAGAATATAACCCAGAAACGGAAACCACAGCTAGGAAACAAACGGGGTCTTTTTATACTCCTAGAGAAATTGTTAATTATATGGTAGATGAGTCCTTAATTGCTTATCTGCAAAACTCTCTCCCTGTAACACAAGCTTCCAGCTTGTCAGAAAAAGTAACACAAGATTCCAGCTTGTCAGAAAAAGTAACACAAGCTTCCAGCTTGTCAGAAAAAGTAACACAAGATTCCAGCTTGTCAGAAAAAGTAACACAAGCTTCCAGCTTGTCAGAAAAAGTAACACAAGATTCCAGCTTGTCAGACCAAAACACCCAAGATGGGTGTGTTACGATATCCAGGAGATTTCTTCCCCATTGGCAACAAAATGGGGCAACTTATTTTGTCACATTTCGTTTAGCAGACTCTCTTCCTCAAGTAAAACTGCAATTATTACAACAAGAAAAAGAAGAGTGGCAAAAAAAACATCCTGAACCTTTATCAGAAGCAGAAAAAGCGGAGTATCATCGTCTTTTTTCCCAAAGAGTTGATAAATGGTTAGATGCTGGTATGGGAGAATGTCATCTCAAAAACCCTCAACTTGCTAAAATTGTAGCTGATGCCTTGACTTATTTTGATGGCGATCGCTATCATTTAGGAGAATGGGTGATCATGCCTAATCATGTTCATGTTATTGTGACACCATTAGGCAACTATAAATTATCAGAAATTACCCATTCTTGGAAATCTTTTACTGCTAATCAAATTAATAAATATCTTAACCGTCGTGGTCAATTGTGGCAAAAAGAATCTTATGATCAAATTGTGCGATCGGCTCAACATTTAGAAACAGTCCAAATATATATAGCTAATCATGCCCCCAATGTAGCACAAGCTTCTAGCTTGTCACAATCTAACAATCAAGATGATTATGTTACTGTAGCACAAGCTTCTAGCTTGTCACAATCTAACAATCAAGATGATTGTGTTACTGTAGCACAAGCTTCTAGCTTGTCACAATCTAACAATCAAGATGATTGTGTTACTGTAGCACAAGCTTCTAGCTTGTCACAATCTAACAATCAAGATGATTGTGTTACGCGCCTTACTCATTTACTATCATATACTGATGACTCCCATCAATTTAATGATGATGAAGTTGACTGTTTAATTCATGCCATTGATAACCTGAAAATTATTGATATTGCTTGTGGTTCGGGTGCGTTTCCCATGGGAATTTTACAGAAATTGGTGTTTATTTTAGGGAAACTTGACCCCAATAATAGTAAATGGAAACAGCAACAGAAGGAAAAAGCTATAGCACCTGTGTTAAAGGATATTCAGGTAGCGAAACAGATTAGTTATGAACAAGCAAGGGAAGAAGCGATACAGAAGTTACAGGAAAGGTTAGCAGAAATAGAAGATGAATTTGAGAATAATGATATGGACTATCCCCGGAAGTTATTCTTGATTGAAAATTGTATTTTTGGGGTAGATATTCAACCGATAGCGGTACAAATTTCTAAGTTACGCTTTTTTATCTCCTTAATTGTTGACCAAAGGGTGAATAATAATCAACCCAATCGGGGGATTTTACCCTTACCTAACCTTGAGACTAAATTTGTTGCTGCTAATTCTTTAGTCAGTATTAATAAACCTCAGAAATTACAATTAGAATTAGATTTAAGAAATGAAGAAATTAAGGATAAAGAAAAACAATTAGCAGAAGTAAGAAAACGTCATTTTAAAGCTAGAACTCCTCAAACAAAAAGAAAATGTAGAGAAGAGGATAAAAAGTTAAGACAAGAAATTGGTGAATTATTAAAACAGCAAGGTTTACCTGATGAAATTGCTGTAAATTTATCAGAATGGGATTTATATAATCAGAATTTATCAGCTAACTTTTTTGATCCAGAATGGATGTTTGGGGTTGATTATTTCGATATTTGTATTGGTAATCCTCCTTATGTAAGACAAGAGAAAATTAAGGAACTAAAACCAATTTTAAAACAACAATATAGCTGTTTTACAGGAGTTGCTGATTTATATGTTTACTTCTTTGAACAAGCAATCAAACTTTTAAAAGACAAAGGAATTTTAACTTATATTACATCTAATAAATATTTTCGTTCAGGATATGGGGAAAAGTTACGAGAATTTTTAGTTAAGAAAACTCAATTAAAACAATTAATAGACTTTGGAGATGCACCTGTATTTACAGCTATAGCCTATCCTAGCATCATCATCACTGTAACACACGCTTCCAGCGTGTCACAAACACAAAAGATGGATAAAGTAATACACGCTTCTAGCGTGTCACCAAAACAAAATATTGATACTAAAATAAAAGTATTAAATTGGCAAATAGGTAAACCCATTGATAATTTTATCGAAGTTTTAAATACAGACAGTTTTTACATTGAACAAAAAGCCTTAAAACCTCAAGGATGGCAATTAGAAGATAATACTGTTTTACAGTTATTAGAAAAGTTAAGAAAAACAGGAACACCATTAGGAGAATACGTTAATGGCAGGTTTTATCGTGGTGTTTTAACCGGGTTTAATGAGGCATTTATTGTTGATAGAGAAACGAGAGATAGATTAATTAATGAACATCCTTCATCAGAGGAAGTTTTGAAACCATTTTTACGGGGTAAGGATGTTAAAAGATGGGTGGTTAATTTTGCTGAACAGTATTTAATCAAGATTGAATCATCGGAAAATAAAAAACATCCTTGGAGTGATAAATCCGAGAAAGAAGCTGAGAAGATATTTTCTCAAACTTACCCTGCTATTTATCAATATTTGAATCAATATCGAGAACAATTAATTAAACGATATGATCAAGGTAAATACTTTTGGGAGTTGAGAAGTTGCAAATATTGGCATGAGTTTGAAACAGTGAAAATAGCGTATCCTAATATATGTTCTAGAAATACTTTTGCTTGGGATGAAGAAAAATATTTAACTAATCAAAAAGCTTTTATTATAGCTGATGCTTCCAAATATTTAATTGGTATTTTAAACTCTAGTATATTCATGTGGTTTTTTAATAAATTATTAGCCAAGTTACAAAATGAATTTTATGAACCTAGTGCTATTTTTATGAAAGATTTGCCTATCCCCAACCCTACAGACACGCAGGATGCGTGTGTTACAAGAATTGTAGATAAAATACTGGAAATAAAACGCCAAAACCCAAAAGCAGACACAACAAAATTAGAAAGAGAGATTGATGAGATAGTGTATAAATTATATGGGTTAGAAAAGGAAGAGATTCAGATAATTGAAGAAAGTGGAAAACGATGA
- a CDS encoding ribbon-helix-helix domain-containing protein, whose amino-acid sequence MKPTTIYLPEKTDANLQKLATQTGKSIPEIIQELIEDNVKHK is encoded by the coding sequence ATGAAACCAACAACAATTTATTTACCAGAAAAAACAGACGCTAACCTCCAAAAATTAGCAACTCAAACAGGAAAATCTATTCCTGAAATTATCCAAGAATTAATCGAGGATAATGTCAAGCACAAATAA
- a CDS encoding DUF456 domain-containing protein — translation MQIIYLLLVAVMFVGIIGAVVPAIPGSSLILISIIIWGIVSNSFAAIKIPLIVTIIVLLLSTGVDFLAGYIGAKQAGASKWGQIGAFVGLLLGFFGLLPALPFGGPLLGILFGPLLGAIVGEFLYQRQLWPAVKAGIGITVGTVVGNLIQGVLAISAVIVFLWTTWTQVYGG, via the coding sequence ATGCAAATTATTTATTTACTCTTAGTGGCTGTAATGTTTGTGGGGATTATTGGTGCTGTAGTTCCAGCCATACCTGGAAGTAGTTTGATTTTAATATCTATTATTATCTGGGGAATCGTGAGTAATTCCTTCGCAGCTATTAAAATTCCCCTGATTGTGACAATTATTGTTTTACTTCTGAGTACAGGAGTTGATTTCCTTGCCGGTTATATCGGAGCAAAACAAGCCGGTGCTAGTAAGTGGGGACAAATTGGCGCATTTGTGGGTTTGTTACTGGGATTTTTTGGATTACTACCAGCTTTACCTTTTGGTGGACCGTTGTTAGGAATTTTATTTGGACCATTGTTAGGCGCAATTGTGGGTGAGTTTCTATACCAACGTCAATTATGGCCTGCGGTAAAAGCTGGGATAGGGATTACTGTGGGAACGGTTGTGGGGAATTTGATTCAAGGTGTTTTAGCTATCAGTGCGGTGATAGTATTTTTATGGACGACTTGGACACAGGTATATGGTGGTTAA
- a CDS encoding cofactor assembly of complex C subunit B — MTKSDPNRVLRRLPLVVGGLGAVLLLMNRLLTPQLTNSQARGDVLGVILSAVLILTGLIWQQVQPRTPETVELIGEEGFFLAADLPEAAKIELAWASRLLLTNTVTRSLIVYYQGKVLLRRGVLAPRSEVVPGTILKKVLETQKPIYLVALYVYPGKIEFDYLPDNTQGVICQPIGKEGVLILAANAPRSYTKQDENWIAGIADKLAATLGNG, encoded by the coding sequence ATGACTAAATCAGATCCCAATCGAGTTTTACGGCGTTTACCCTTAGTTGTTGGGGGTTTAGGTGCTGTGCTTTTGTTAATGAATCGGTTGTTAACACCGCAACTGACAAACTCCCAAGCGCGAGGAGATGTGCTGGGGGTTATTTTGAGTGCGGTGTTGATTTTAACTGGTTTAATTTGGCAACAGGTACAGCCGCGCACACCGGAGACAGTAGAATTGATTGGGGAAGAGGGATTCTTTTTAGCAGCAGATTTACCAGAAGCCGCGAAAATAGAATTAGCATGGGCATCGCGGTTATTATTAACAAATACAGTCACGCGATCGCTTATAGTTTACTATCAAGGTAAGGTTTTACTGCGTCGCGGTGTATTAGCTCCTAGATCGGAAGTAGTACCAGGAACAATCTTAAAAAAAGTATTAGAAACACAAAAGCCAATTTATCTAGTTGCTTTGTATGTCTATCCTGGTAAAATTGAATTTGATTATTTACCGGATAACACACAAGGTGTAATTTGTCAACCAATTGGCAAAGAAGGGGTTTTAATTTTAGCGGCAAATGCTCCCCGCAGTTACACAAAACAAGATGAAAACTGGATTGCGGGAATTGCCGATAAATTAGCTGCAACCCTTGGTAATGGGTAA
- the rpaB gene encoding response regulator transcription factor RpaB encodes MESHKEKILVVDDEASIRRILETRLSMIGYDVVTAGDGEEALEIFRKAEPDLVVLDVMMPKLDGYGVCQELRKESDVPIIMLTALGDVADRITGLELGADDYVVKPFSPKELEARIRSVLRRVDKTGANGIPSSGVIHVSTIRIDTNKRQVYKGDERIRLTGMEFSLLELLVSRSGEAFSRSEILQEVWGYTPERHVDTRVVDVHISRLRAKLEDDPSNPELILTARGTGYLFQRILEPGEE; translated from the coding sequence TTGGAAAGTCATAAAGAAAAAATCCTGGTAGTAGACGACGAAGCGAGCATTCGTCGGATTTTGGAAACACGCCTTTCCATGATTGGCTACGATGTGGTGACAGCAGGGGATGGTGAGGAAGCTTTAGAAATATTTCGCAAAGCTGAACCAGACCTGGTAGTTTTAGATGTAATGATGCCAAAACTCGATGGTTATGGCGTTTGTCAAGAATTACGCAAAGAATCGGATGTCCCCATTATTATGCTCACCGCTTTGGGCGATGTTGCAGATCGCATCACCGGGTTAGAATTAGGTGCTGATGATTATGTCGTTAAACCATTCTCACCCAAAGAACTAGAAGCGCGGATTCGTTCAGTCTTGCGACGGGTGGACAAAACAGGTGCAAATGGTATTCCCAGTTCTGGGGTAATTCATGTCAGCACTATCAGAATTGACACAAATAAGCGTCAAGTTTATAAAGGTGATGAGCGAATTCGCTTAACTGGCATGGAATTTAGCTTATTAGAATTGTTAGTCAGTCGTTCGGGTGAAGCTTTTTCCCGTTCAGAAATTCTGCAAGAAGTATGGGGATATACTCCTGAACGCCATGTAGATACTCGCGTTGTGGATGTACATATTTCCCGATTACGGGCAAAATTAGAAGATGATCCCAGCAACCCTGAACTAATTCTCACCGCTAGAGGTACTGGTTATCTTTTCCAACGCATCCTAGAACCGGGAGAAGAGTAG
- the radA gene encoding DNA repair protein RadA: MAKPKTIYICSNCAAEFSQWFGKCSNCDTYDSLVEQNISSFLGDIPSRGGVGNWQAGGHSKSHGKPAKARSSLTFDQISDRQIARWESGYGELDRVLGGGVVPGSMVLIGGDPGIGKSTLLLQVSNQLAQKYRILYITGEESGQQVKLRASRLGMSKPPLIVTEDHQNKDREAPVTNPAQPIDPDSIGADLYILPETDLEEILREIDSLKPNVAVIDSIQTVFLPALTSAPGSVAQVRECTAALMKVAKHEDITMLIVGHVTKEGTIAGPRVLEHLVDTVLYFEGDRFASHRLLRTVKNRFGATHEIGIFEMVSQGLREVDNPSELFLGNRDDPAPGTAIVVACEGTRPIVVELQALVSPTSYPSPRRAGTGIDYNRLVQILAVLEKRVGVPMSKLDSYVASAGGLNVEEPAVDLGIAVAIVASFRDRIVDPGTVLIGEVGLGGQVRSVSQMELRLKEAAKLGFKRAIVPKGTKFPEIGIEILPVGKVIDAIIAAVPHQELTEEDLEPDEDE; the protein is encoded by the coding sequence ATGGCAAAGCCAAAAACCATTTATATCTGTAGTAATTGTGCAGCGGAATTCTCCCAATGGTTCGGAAAATGTTCAAATTGTGACACTTATGATTCTTTAGTTGAGCAGAATATTAGCTCTTTTCTGGGGGATATACCTAGCCGGGGTGGGGTGGGAAATTGGCAAGCTGGAGGTCATAGTAAATCTCATGGTAAACCAGCTAAAGCTAGATCCTCTCTGACTTTTGACCAAATTAGCGATCGCCAAATTGCTCGTTGGGAGTCCGGTTATGGCGAATTAGATCGAGTTTTAGGCGGGGGTGTTGTTCCCGGTTCAATGGTATTAATTGGTGGTGATCCTGGTATCGGTAAATCTACTTTATTACTACAAGTATCTAACCAATTAGCACAAAAATATCGGATTCTCTATATTACTGGAGAAGAATCTGGACAACAGGTAAAATTGCGTGCTTCTCGCTTGGGAATGTCCAAACCTCCGCTTATCGTCACAGAAGATCATCAAAACAAAGATCGGGAAGCACCAGTGACAAATCCTGCACAACCCATAGATCCTGACAGTATAGGCGCGGATTTATATATATTACCAGAGACGGATTTAGAAGAAATTTTGCGAGAAATAGACTCTTTGAAGCCCAATGTGGCGGTAATAGATAGTATTCAAACAGTATTTTTACCAGCTTTGACATCAGCACCGGGTTCAGTGGCTCAAGTCAGGGAATGTACCGCAGCCTTGATGAAGGTGGCAAAACATGAAGATATTACGATGTTAATTGTTGGTCATGTTACCAAAGAAGGTACGATTGCCGGACCGCGAGTATTAGAACACTTAGTTGATACTGTATTGTATTTTGAAGGCGATCGCTTTGCTTCCCACAGATTATTAAGAACTGTAAAAAACCGTTTCGGAGCGACACACGAAATTGGTATATTCGAAATGGTATCGCAAGGATTAAGGGAAGTTGATAATCCTTCCGAATTATTTTTAGGCAATCGTGATGATCCGGCTCCAGGTACAGCCATTGTAGTAGCTTGTGAAGGAACAAGACCCATAGTAGTGGAATTACAAGCTTTAGTTAGCCCTACCAGTTATCCCTCTCCTCGTCGAGCAGGTACAGGCATAGATTATAATCGCTTAGTGCAGATTCTCGCCGTATTAGAAAAGCGTGTAGGTGTCCCCATGTCCAAATTAGATTCCTATGTTGCTTCTGCGGGGGGATTAAATGTAGAAGAACCAGCAGTAGATTTAGGAATTGCCGTTGCCATAGTTGCCAGTTTCCGCGATCGCATCGTTGATCCTGGTACAGTCTTAATTGGAGAAGTAGGATTAGGGGGACAGGTGCGATCAGTTTCCCAAATGGAACTACGATTAAAGGAAGCAGCAAAACTGGGATTTAAAAGAGCGATCGTTCCTAAAGGCACAAAATTTCCTGAAATTGGCATAGAGATATTACCAGTAGGTAAAGTCATAGATGCAATTATTGCGGCTGTACCTCATCAAGAATTGACAGAAGAGGATTTAGAACCTGATGAGGATGAATAG
- a CDS encoding malic enzyme-like NAD(P)-binding protein, whose translation MENLTPNSSFSVTLRLQIPNRVGMLASVTQAIALTGGNLGQIDLIEQSRQESIRDLTVDAASTEHAETIVQAVKELPDIQVIDVYDRTFNLHRGGKISIVSRIPLKSVSDLAMAYTPGVGRICKAIAQNPEEVYNLTIKQNTVAIVTDGSAVLGLGNLGPEAALPVMEGKAMLFKEFAGLDAFPICLDTQDTDEIVKAVKNIAPVFGGVNLEDIAAPRCFEIEKRLRAELNIPIFHDDQHGTAIVTLAALFNSLKLVQKSLTDIRIVINGAGAAGVAIARLLRKAGAETILMCDSKGIISTNRTDLTAEKLEFAVKAQGTLAGAVQGADVFIGVSAPGVLTPEMVQGMTKDAIVFAMANPIPEIQPELAPKNVAVMATGRSDYPNQINNVLAFPGVFRGALDCRARTITTNMCLQAASAIASLVKPSDLNREHIIPSVFDRRVATAVAAAVQQAAREEGIAQS comes from the coding sequence ATGGAAAATCTTACTCCTAATTCTAGTTTTAGTGTGACATTGCGCTTACAAATTCCCAATCGGGTGGGGATGTTAGCTTCTGTTACTCAAGCGATCGCTCTGACTGGTGGTAATCTAGGACAAATTGATTTAATTGAACAAAGCCGTCAAGAATCTATCCGTGATCTGACTGTTGATGCGGCAAGTACGGAACACGCGGAAACTATTGTGCAAGCGGTAAAGGAATTACCAGATATTCAGGTGATTGATGTTTATGACCGCACCTTTAATTTGCATCGCGGTGGCAAAATCAGTATTGTGAGTCGAATTCCGCTCAAAAGTGTTTCTGATTTAGCTATGGCTTATACTCCCGGAGTTGGTCGCATTTGTAAGGCGATCGCCCAAAATCCAGAGGAAGTGTATAATCTGACTATCAAACAGAACACTGTGGCCATTGTCACTGATGGTAGTGCTGTCCTTGGTTTGGGCAATTTGGGACCAGAAGCAGCTTTACCCGTGATGGAAGGAAAAGCGATGCTGTTTAAAGAGTTTGCTGGACTGGATGCTTTTCCGATCTGTTTGGATACTCAAGATACAGATGAGATTGTCAAAGCTGTGAAAAATATCGCCCCTGTTTTTGGTGGTGTGAATTTGGAAGATATCGCTGCACCCCGCTGTTTTGAAATTGAAAAAAGACTGCGGGCGGAATTAAATATCCCGATTTTCCATGATGACCAACATGGTACAGCGATTGTCACCTTAGCGGCTTTGTTTAATTCTCTGAAACTTGTGCAAAAATCCCTTACAGACATCCGCATTGTCATTAATGGTGCGGGTGCGGCTGGGGTAGCGATCGCTCGATTACTCCGCAAAGCTGGTGCAGAAACTATTTTGATGTGTGATTCTAAGGGGATTATTTCCACTAATCGCACCGATTTAACGGCTGAAAAACTGGAGTTTGCTGTGAAAGCCCAAGGAACTTTAGCTGGTGCAGTCCAAGGTGCAGATGTCTTCATTGGTGTCAGCGCACCAGGAGTTTTGACTCCAGAAATGGTACAGGGAATGACAAAGGATGCAATTGTGTTTGCAATGGCTAATCCTATTCCCGAAATTCAACCCGAATTAGCCCCTAAAAACGTTGCTGTGATGGCTACGGGTCGCAGTGACTACCCCAACCAAATCAATAACGTCCTGGCGTTTCCTGGGGTGTTTCGTGGGGCTTTAGATTGTCGGGCTAGGACGATTACTACTAATATGTGTTTGCAAGCTGCCAGTGCGATCGCATCTTTAGTTAAACCCTCGGATTTGAATCGGGAACATATTATTCCTTCTGTCTTTGATCGGCGTGTTGCTACTGCTGTGGCTGCTGCTGTTCAACAAGCCGCACGGGAAGAAGGTATTGCTCAAAGTTAG